The following are encoded in a window of Oncorhynchus masou masou isolate Uvic2021 chromosome 17, UVic_Omas_1.1, whole genome shotgun sequence genomic DNA:
- the LOC135558842 gene encoding multiple myeloma tumor-associated protein 2 homolog isoform X2, translating to MFGASRSGGVRGGQDQFNWDDVKGDKHRENYLGNSLMAPVGRWQKGKDLTWYAKDKKGVVKPMSREEELATVKAAEQEALMAALGHKNIKRQPTGLTKEDLADVCRREDVEAEDRDVDRVSGLGSSGATSRKMVFSQKEKEAAKIGLSVFTHHKTEGKSGSLEAFARKMSENTEKQDMDQRHESSKKKKKEKREKKEKKKKKRQRRDSSSSSGSDNDSKRHRKDHHHHNPSCLSQTGARPHDSHSRGGPKGERHPSSSQRRQQRHDTDSSDRGSPVPRHRASHKAAPAAPTQSHRRRHDTDSDD from the exons ATGTTTGGTGCCTCGAGATCTGGGGGTGTAAGGGGAGGGCAAGACCAGTTCAACTGGGACGATGTGAAAGGCGACAAACACAGGGAAAACTACCTCG GGAACTCTCTTATGGCACCGGTGGGGCGATGGCAGAAAGGCAAAGATCTGACGTGGTATGCTAAAGACAAAAAAGGCGTTGTCAAGCCTATGTCAAGAGAAGAGGAGCTTGCCACTGTGAAAGCAGCAGAGCAAGAGGCACTGATGGCTGCCCT AGGCCACAAGAATATAAAGAGACAACCAACTGGCCTGACCAAAGAG GACCTTGCAGATGTGTGCAGGAGGGAGGATGTGGAAGCTGAGGACAGAGATGTGGATAGAGTCTCAGGCCTTGGAAGCTCTGG TGCAACGTCACGGAAAATGGTGTTCTCCCAAAAGGAGAAGGAAGCTGCCAAAATTGGCTTGTCAGTCTTCACA CACCATAAAACAGAAGGGAAGTCTGGAAGCCTGGAAGCCTTCGCCAGAAAGATGTCTGAGAACACAGAGAAACAGGACATGGATCAAAG ACATGAGAGCAGCAAAAAGAAGAAAAAGGAAAAGAGGGAAAAAAaggaaaagaagaagaagaaaaggcaGAGAAGagactcttcctcctcttcaggttCAGACAATGACAGTAAAAG GCACAGAAAGGACCACCATCATCATAATCCATCATGCCTCAGTCAGACTGGAGCCAGACCCCATGACAGCCATTCAAGGGGGGGGCCAAAGGGCGAGcgccacccctcctcctcccaacgACGCCAGCAGAGGCATGACACAGACTCCTCCGACAGGGGGTCCCCTGTCCCTCGTCACCGTGCTAGCCACAAGGCAGCCCCTGCTGCTCCTACACAAAGCCACAGGCGGCGCCATGACACAGACTCGGACGATTAA
- the LOC135558842 gene encoding multiple myeloma tumor-associated protein 2 homolog isoform X3 → MAPVGRWQKGKDLTWYAKDKKGVVKPMSREEELATVKAAEQEALMAALGHKNIKRQPTGLTKEDLADVCRREDVEAEDRDVDRVSGLGSSGATSRKMVFSQKEKEAAKIGLSVFTHHKTEGKSGSLEAFARKMSENTEKQDMDQRHESSKKKKKEKREKKEKKKKKRQRRDSSSSSGSDNDSKRHRKDHHHHNPSCLSQTGARPHDSHSRGGPKGERHPSSSQRRQQRHDTDSSDRGSPVPRHRASHKAAPAAPTQSHRRRHDTDSDD, encoded by the exons ATGGCACCGGTGGGGCGATGGCAGAAAGGCAAAGATCTGACGTGGTATGCTAAAGACAAAAAAGGCGTTGTCAAGCCTATGTCAAGAGAAGAGGAGCTTGCCACTGTGAAAGCAGCAGAGCAAGAGGCACTGATGGCTGCCCT AGGCCACAAGAATATAAAGAGACAACCAACTGGCCTGACCAAAGAG GACCTTGCAGATGTGTGCAGGAGGGAGGATGTGGAAGCTGAGGACAGAGATGTGGATAGAGTCTCAGGCCTTGGAAGCTCTGG TGCAACGTCACGGAAAATGGTGTTCTCCCAAAAGGAGAAGGAAGCTGCCAAAATTGGCTTGTCAGTCTTCACA CACCATAAAACAGAAGGGAAGTCTGGAAGCCTGGAAGCCTTCGCCAGAAAGATGTCTGAGAACACAGAGAAACAGGACATGGATCAAAG ACATGAGAGCAGCAAAAAGAAGAAAAAGGAAAAGAGGGAAAAAAaggaaaagaagaagaagaaaaggcaGAGAAGagactcttcctcctcttcaggttCAGACAATGACAGTAAAAG GCACAGAAAGGACCACCATCATCATAATCCATCATGCCTCAGTCAGACTGGAGCCAGACCCCATGACAGCCATTCAAGGGGGGGGCCAAAGGGCGAGcgccacccctcctcctcccaacgACGCCAGCAGAGGCATGACACAGACTCCTCCGACAGGGGGTCCCCTGTCCCTCGTCACCGTGCTAGCCACAAGGCAGCCCCTGCTGCTCCTACACAAAGCCACAGGCGGCGCCATGACACAGACTCGGACGATTAA